One stretch of Nicotiana tabacum cultivar K326 chromosome 18, ASM71507v2, whole genome shotgun sequence DNA includes these proteins:
- the LOC142172486 gene encoding uncharacterized protein LOC142172486: MRSNPNTRKLDALCEFHQDRGHKIEDCHALRLEVATLLQKGHLKEFLSDKGRNALAKGEEHLGPPKSSSPARTINMIIGGSDDTSINGIRFTTTHKLKRWITYERYDDLEESIIFDESDANGLTFPQDDAHVITLHILDTDVRRIMVDNGGACIIHPRVLVDMRLEDKIVSRCITLTGLTMLLNELQARSHSPSSLTG, encoded by the coding sequence ATGAGGTCTAACCCAAACACAAGGAAGTTGGATGCCTTATGTGAGTTCCACCAAGATCGAGGACACAAGATAGAGGACTGCCATGCTTTAAGGTTAGAAGTGGCAACTTTGCTGCAAAAAGGACATCTCAAGGAGTTTCTCAGTGATAAAGGCAGGAACGCCTTAGCAAAAGGGGAAGAACACCTAGGCCCACCAAAGTCGTCGTCTCCTGCTCGTACGATCAACATGATTATCGGAGGTAGTGATGATACCTCCATCAATGGCATCAGGTTCACCACCACTCACAAGCTCAAGAGATGGATCACGTACGAACGATATGACGacctcgaagaaagtatcatcttcgatgagTCAGATGCCAATGGTTTGACTTTCCCTCAAGATGATGCACATGTTATTACTTTACACATTCTTGATACTGATGTTAGGAGGATTATGGTTGACAATGGAGGAGCATgcattatccatcctcgagtccTCGTAGATATGcgactcgaggataagatagtgtcgcGCTGCATCACACTAACTGGTTTAACAATGCTATTGAACGAACTCCAAGCGAGATCACACTCCCCGTCCTCACTGACAGGGTAA